The genomic window TCCTGAACTAAGTAAAACTGTTCTTGCTCCTCAAAATAGTCTAACAATCGTGGTATTTGGGGATGATTCCCAATTTTGCCAAGGGTGTTGGCTTCTCGCGCGAACAGTTCTCGCGCCATATGCAAAACCTGGGGTGCTGTGGTTGAAAGACGTAGTTGCTTGATTACGCAACTTGGTTCTCCTGGCAAAATTTCGTCACGGGCTAAAAAGGTTGCGCCAAAGCCACCCTGACCTAATGGCTTCAATACCCGATAGCGATCGCGCAACAGTAATTGTGACCCACAAGCTTCACACCTTTGGCTATATGCTACATTCTCTGGATTAGGACAGGTCGGATTTATGCAATAGCTCATGCACTGTTAACTCGCTGCACGAAATAATAACCGGTAGCGTTACACTCTACTTTCAATTATTGAGACTTAAAGTCAACTCTTGCTAGGTAACTTTTGCGGTAAATCCTTTAAAGAGTTGCTAAAGTTGAATCTGGTTTATGTAAAGCAATTATCAGGCTAAACAATTTATTATACTTGTACTTCTAAATAGTGTCGAGTCTCTATCTTGTGTTTAAATCAACGACTGCGATCGCATTTTTTGTACGTAATAAAATTCTACATTCGCTCATTTTAATTTATTTTTCAATATAAAGTCTACGTGTTATTACTTAATAAAAACCTCTGAGCTATTTGGATTCAAGTTTTTGATCTGATTAAGCAAATACTTACACTTTATTACTCAATATTTATATTAAAATATATAAATAATACATGAATATATGTTCAGGTATTGTAGTGTAATTACAGGAATATCTGGGAGAAAAATATGACAACCGTAAATCAAATGAAATGCGCCTGTCCCAATTGCCTGTGCATCGTTTCAGTTGAGGATGCAATCAACAAGGACGGGAAATACTACTGTTCTGAAGGCTGTGCAGAAGGGCATAAAACCATCCAAGGATGCAATCACAAAGGATGTGGCTGTTGATTAGTGCTGAAATGAAAGTGCTGTTAGCAGTAGCGGGATGTTGAGCAGTGTTCTAAGTAGAACATACTCAGCACCGGCTAAAAGCCTAGCTACCGCTACCGCTAACACTACTCAGCACTCAGCACTCACTACTCAGCACTTACAGATTAGATAATACATCTCGTGCGATCGCGATCGTTTGGTCAATATCTTCTTCAGTGTGAGCTAAAGAAGTAAAACCAGCCTCAAACTGAGAAGGGGCTAAATAAACACCGCGCTCTAACATACCGCGATGGAAACGGCCAAATTTCGCTGTATCTGACTTTTTGGCATCTTCATAGTTATGTACAGGCCCAGAAGTAAAGAATAAGCCGAACATCGCGCTAATGTTACCGCCGCAAACTGCATGACCAGTTTCTTGAGCCGCTTTTAGTAAGCCATCTGCCAGCCTTTTAGTGATTCGCTCCAGATACTCATAACTACCAGGCTTTTGCAACAATTCCAAGGTTTTAATTCCCGCAGTCATCGCTAGGGGATTTCCCGAAAGAGTTCCGGCTTGATATACAGGGCCAGCCGGGGCAATCATGGACATAATATCGCGGCGACCACCGTAAGCACCTACCGGCAGTCCACCACCAATGACTTTACCCATAGTGGTTAAATCTGGTGTGATGCCAAATTTCTCTTGTGCGCCACCATAGGCAATACGGAAACCTGTCATGACTTCATCAAACACGAGTAACGCTCCATGCTCATGAGTCAGTTCTCGCAGTCCTTCTAAAAAGCCAGCATCGGGTGTAATAAATCCGGCGTTACCCACAACGGGTTCTAGAATCACACCAGAAATCTGATCGGGGTTTTGTTCAAATAAAGCTTTAACTGCTTCTAGGTCGTTATATGGGGCGGTAAGAGTGCTGACAGTCGCTGACTTGGGTACACCTGGAGAATCAGGTAAACCCAGGGTGGCTACACCTGAGCCTGCTTTGACTAAGAACATATCAGCGTGTCCGTGATAGCAGCCTTCAAATTTGATGACTTTCTCACGGTTAGTAAAAGCCCGCATCAGCCGGAGGACAGCCATACAAGCTTCTGTGCCAGAGTTGACGAATCTCACCATTTCGATGCTAGGAACGGCAGCAATTACCATTTCTGCCAGGACATTTTCTAGCACTGAAGGCGCACCGAAGCTAGTACCTTTTTCTAAAGCTTCATGGAGTGCGCTAATCACTTCTGGGTGAGCGTGACCACAAATAGCTGGCCCCCAAGTGCCTACATAGTCGATGTATTGGTTGCCATCTACATCCCAAATATATGCGCCCTTTACCCGATCAAAAACGATGGGTTGTCCGCCTACAGATTTAAAGGCACGAACTGGGGAACTTACTCCGCCTGGCATCAGGTTTTGAGCAGCAGCAAAAACTTCTTGTGATTTTGTGGTTTTAATTGTGGTATTTACCAAGGTTTTCTCCTATCAGTGGGCATTCAAAAAAAGCTCTATCTTAGGATAGGGTTAAATTTTGCCTAGAACTTCTATCGTATAAAATTAACAGAACAAAAAAAATAACAATATGTTATACAAGTCGAATCAAGACTTGCCTTTAGAGATCCGTAGCAAACTATCTGAGGCATCTCAAGACCTTTATCGGGCAGCTTTTAACTCGGCAATTCATTGGTATGGTGAAGTTTCTAAGGCTCATCATGTTGCGTCAAGTGCTGTGAGAATGCAGTCGGCTATGCAAAGGGATGTTGTTTTACAAAAATGATAAATATATTGTGTGGAAAAATCATACCAGTTGAACTATTGATAATGGTATCGTGAAACCAGACATCATTAGATTTACTTTAGAGCAAATTAGCTGGTATGTTTTCTACCGATTCAAACTCATTGCACAACGCCATCCCCGTTGAAGAAATCCGCTACGATGAACGGGGTTTAGTGCCGGCAATTGTCCAAGATTACCTGGATGGCACGGTGTTAATGATGGCGTGGATGAATCAGGAATCGTTACAAAAGACTTTAGACACAAAAGAAACGTGGTTTTGGAGTCGTTCCCGTCAGGAATTATGGCACAAGGGGGCGACATCTGGGCATATCCAAAAAGTGCAAAGTATTCGTTATGACTGCGATAGTGATGCTTTGCTAATTGGGGTAGAGCAACTAGGAGATATTGCTTGTCATACAGGCGAACGCAGTTGTTTTCATCAAGTGGAAGGACAAATCACTGCACCACCTGGGGACACATTATCGCAGGTGTTTCAGGTAATATGCGATCGCCGCGATCACCCTAATGAAAGTTCTTATACCTGCAAGTTATTTGCTGGTGGTGATAACAAGATTTTAAAGAAAATTGGGGAAGAATCGGCTGAGGTCGTGATGGCGTTTAAGGATGATGAGCCGGACGCGATCGCCGGTGAAGTCGCAGATTTGATATATCATACAATGGTTGCCTTAGCTCACCATCAAGTAGATTTAAAGGCTGTTTATCGCAAGCTGCAAGAACGTCGGCGTTAGGAAGTAGTGATAGGGGACAGGGGACTGGGGACTGGGGACTGGGGACTGGGGACTGGGGACTGGGAACAGGTGATAATTTTGTAATTCTTATCATTGAGTCAAATTTTCCTCACTGATTCCACAGGGTTTCCACAGGGATTTTAGGAGTTTTCCACAGATGGTCTACGAGGGGATAGGCACTTGCTGGCTTACTGGGGATTTTTGATTCACGGTGTGAATAAACTGGATGGACTGAGTTTATATTAAGTAATGTAACGAAAATATAGCTAAAATACTGATTATTCCGTTTGCTTTTATTTTTTATACAATCGTTTTTAACATTTCGCAGCATTGACAAACCTACCCCCTCTTGTCGCACAATGATGCGACTAGGTTTTATAGGTTGTGCAAACGTTGACATCAAAACTTACCTCTGAGGTTAGTGTAGATGTTGTCTAAAACTGCTTTACGCCAAGCGATAGTTCGTTTTAACTGAACTTACAGAAGGAAAATCTCATGAACGCAACAGTTAGTATTTTTACAGAAATCCCCGAAACTCTTCATGAATCACTGAAAACTTACTTAGAAGCCCATCCTGATTGGGATCAAAATCGGGTACTGACAGCAGCACTATCATTGTTTTTGCTGCAAAATGGAGACAGCGATCGCCGTGCTGCCCGTGTTTATTTAGAAACTTTGTTCCATCACTGCTAGTTTAAAAATGTTTTGTACCGATTTGCCAAAGGTTCTGTACCATTGAACTCTTCTGTGCTGGTATGAACGGTACTAAGTAATTCAAAATTCAAAGTTGGTAATACAAAAATTTGGGCATGGTATACCATGCCCACTAATTATTCATACATAAATTAGGATGCTGGAAAAGAACTCAAGGATTGGTTTCTAACTGGGAATGAGTTGGACATTCAAATTTATAACCAACTCCACGTACAGTCTGAATTAATGCTGGTTGGCTAGCATCGACTTCAATCTTTTTGCGAATTTGGCCAATATGCACGTCTACAACACGCTGATCACCTACATATTCATAGTCCCAAACTTCTTGAATCAGTTCTGCACGTCGCCAAACTCGACCAGGATGACTAGCTAAAAAATGTAACAAATCAAATTCCAAAGCTGTTAAGGGTACAGATTGGCTATTCAGCGTCACCTCTCGCCGGACTGGATCGATCATCAATTTCTCAAATAGCAAGCGTTTCTGTTCGGCGGTAGTCACTACCCTCTGTCGTCTCAAAATAGCTGCTACTCTGACTTCAAGTTCTCCCAAGCCAAATGGCTTGGTGAGATAGTCATCAGCACCTTTGGCAAAACCGCGAATCTTGTCAGTCTCATCTGTACGGCTAGTCAGCATGAGAACAAAAACACCATTACGACTTTGCATTTCTTGACAGAGGTTAAACCCAATTACGTCTGGCAAATTGACATCAAGAATTACCAAATCTGGGTTAAATTGCTCAAATAATGACAAGGCGGTCTTTCCATCCTCAGCAGCTTCTACCTGATAGCTTTGCTTTAACAAAAAGCGTTGGATTAAATTCCGCACCGCCGGGTCGTCATCAACTACAAGTATCTTGGCAGCAGCCATGACCATCTCTTTACACAAAAATAAATTTATTTAAGATTAACAGCAGTGTTGCGTAAAACGCAGTTATCACTGGGGGATGATGAAAGGAGCTAAAAGGCTCAGAAGTTAATTTCCTGATTTTCCAAATGATAGTGTAATCAAGATGCTGGACAAATATACTAGAAAAGAATTTGGTAACTATTTTTACAGCTTAATGTATATCCTGTCATGAGAAACTTATATGTCCAGCTACCCAATAATAGGCTATTAGCGACAGATCATTTATTCTGCCTGGAAACTTCCCTCTATTAATTCAGTGGAGATTTAAAACTTTTCAATTTTAAATCTTTATGTGGATAGATACCACTACTTAGGTTAGAGCTAAATCATGGAAATGTCCTCAAGTTACGGTAAAGTGGTAAATCTGAAGCCGAAAAAATCTTTTGCGAAAAATTACATTCTTTAGGTATTCCCAGTTCAAATTCTAGGTTAGAGCTAGAATTGGTCAACGACATGAGGGTATACACGGAGTTATAACAATATGTTAAAGTGGCTATAGCTGAAATTCCTGGGTTAATCTGACTAACGCGTGCTACTATCCTGGTAGAGCATAAAATTCGGTCGATAGTTTTGTCTTCGATCAAATTAAAATCTAAAATTGTTATTCTGCAACAAAAAATTGCCTCTGACTAAGGCTGAAGTATAAACTCCCATGAGCGATCAAAATCCCTACGAAAAACTTGGGGTATCAGAAGATGCTAGCTTCGATGAGATTCAGGACGCTCGCAATCGCCTGATGGAGCAATGTAGCGGCGATGCCAAGAGTGTAGAAATCGTTGAGGCAGCTTACGATGCGATTTTAATGGATCGCTTACGGATGCGCCAGGAAGGAAAAATCAAAGTGCCAGAGCGTATCCGCTTCCCAGAATTGAGGATACAATCAGCTCCGAAAGAAAGTCCCACTCCTCGTGAGCAGTCACCTGCATGGCTGCAAAATATTCTGGATCAGCCCACAACGGCAGATGTGCTTTTACCCGGTGCTTGGTATGTGGGTTTGAGTGCAGTTAGCAT from Nostoc sp. UHCC 0870 includes these protein-coding regions:
- a CDS encoding ChaB family protein, giving the protein MLYKSNQDLPLEIRSKLSEASQDLYRAAFNSAIHWYGEVSKAHHVASSAVRMQSAMQRDVVLQK
- a CDS encoding CPP1-like family protein, whose translation is MSDQNPYEKLGVSEDASFDEIQDARNRLMEQCSGDAKSVEIVEAAYDAILMDRLRMRQEGKIKVPERIRFPELRIQSAPKESPTPREQSPAWLQNILDQPTTADVLLPGAWYVGLSAVSIFTGNQVLQLALVVGVGVSIFFLNRKEGRFGRAVLFTLVGLIIGLIAGGLIAGWLLPQVPYLSANQFSTVLTFILLWLVSSFLR
- a CDS encoding DUF2811 domain-containing protein, with product MNATVSIFTEIPETLHESLKTYLEAHPDWDQNRVLTAALSLFLLQNGDSDRRAARVYLETLFHHC
- a CDS encoding response regulator transcription factor, which produces MAAAKILVVDDDPAVRNLIQRFLLKQSYQVEAAEDGKTALSLFEQFNPDLVILDVNLPDVIGFNLCQEMQSRNGVFVLMLTSRTDETDKIRGFAKGADDYLTKPFGLGELEVRVAAILRRQRVVTTAEQKRLLFEKLMIDPVRREVTLNSQSVPLTALEFDLLHFLASHPGRVWRRAELIQEVWDYEYVGDQRVVDVHIGQIRKKIEVDASQPALIQTVRGVGYKFECPTHSQLETNP
- the hemL gene encoding glutamate-1-semialdehyde 2,1-aminomutase; translated protein: MVNTTIKTTKSQEVFAAAQNLMPGGVSSPVRAFKSVGGQPIVFDRVKGAYIWDVDGNQYIDYVGTWGPAICGHAHPEVISALHEALEKGTSFGAPSVLENVLAEMVIAAVPSIEMVRFVNSGTEACMAVLRLMRAFTNREKVIKFEGCYHGHADMFLVKAGSGVATLGLPDSPGVPKSATVSTLTAPYNDLEAVKALFEQNPDQISGVILEPVVGNAGFITPDAGFLEGLRELTHEHGALLVFDEVMTGFRIAYGGAQEKFGITPDLTTMGKVIGGGLPVGAYGGRRDIMSMIAPAGPVYQAGTLSGNPLAMTAGIKTLELLQKPGSYEYLERITKRLADGLLKAAQETGHAVCGGNISAMFGLFFTSGPVHNYEDAKKSDTAKFGRFHRGMLERGVYLAPSQFEAGFTSLAHTEEDIDQTIAIARDVLSNL
- the hisIE gene encoding bifunctional phosphoribosyl-AMP cyclohydrolase/phosphoribosyl-ATP diphosphatase HisIE, encoding MFSTDSNSLHNAIPVEEIRYDERGLVPAIVQDYLDGTVLMMAWMNQESLQKTLDTKETWFWSRSRQELWHKGATSGHIQKVQSIRYDCDSDALLIGVEQLGDIACHTGERSCFHQVEGQITAPPGDTLSQVFQVICDRRDHPNESSYTCKLFAGGDNKILKKIGEESAEVVMAFKDDEPDAIAGEVADLIYHTMVALAHHQVDLKAVYRKLQERRR
- a CDS encoding metallothionein, producing MKCACPNCLCIVSVEDAINKDGKYYCSEGCAEGHKTIQGCNHKGCGC